The Rhodothermales bacterium genome segment CGGCCGACGTGCCGTGCGTGCCGGGGTCCGAAGGCGTCGTGCGCGACGTCCGCGAGGCCATCTCCATCGCCGGCGACATCGGCTATCCGGTGCTCGTGAAGGCCAGCGCCGGCGGCGGCGGACGCGGGATGCGCGTCGTGCAGACCGAAAAGGACCTGCCCAACCTCTTCAACGCGGCGCGGAGCGAGGCCGAAGCGTCCTTCGGGAATGCGGACGTCTATATCGAGAAGTTCGTGCGCCAGCCGCGCCACGTCGAAATCCAGCTCCTGGGCGACGGACAGGGCACCGTGATCCACTTCGGGGAGCGCGAGTGCTCGATCCAGCGCCGGCACCAGAAGCTGCTCGAGGAATCCCCCTCGCCGATCATCGACGAAAAGCTGCGCGCCCGCATGGGCGAGGCGGCGGTGCGCGGCGCCGAGTCGGTGAATTACGAAGGCGCCGGCACGGTCGAGTTCCTCGTCGACGCCGATCGCAACTTCTACTTCATCGAGATGAACACGCGCATCCAGGTGGAGCACCCCGTCACGGAGGAGGTGACGGACAGCGACCTGATCGAGTACCAGATCCGCGTCGCGATGGGCGAGCGGATCCGGAAGCGCGAGGTGCCGATGCAGGGACACAGCATCGAGTGCCGCATCAACGCCGAAAATCCCTACAAGAACTTCAGCCCGTCGCCGGGAACGATCAAGACGTTCCATCCCCCCGGAGGCCACGGCGTCCGGATGGACACCCACGTTTATACCGGCTACGTCATCCCGCCGTATTACGATTCCATGATCGGCAAGCTGATCGTCCGCGCCCGCACGCGCGACCTCGCGATCAAGAAGATGCGCCGCGCGCTGGATGAATTCGTGATCGAGGGCGTGCAGACGACGATTCCGTTCCATCGCCAGCTGATGGACGATCCGAAGTTCCAGGCCGGCACGTTCGACACGCATTTCCTCGAAACATTCAAGCTTAACGAAGCGGAATAAGCCGGCCGAAAGCGTATTCTTGCCTATTCGCGTATCGCCGCATCCAACCCGCGCAGGTTGGTCCGCTCGAGCTGTCGACCATGCTCCGGAGGCGACGACGCGGCCCGGATCATCGACCCAGCTAGCCAACGCCTATCATGGATTTTCCGAAGGATTTACGCTACACGAAGGAGCATGAATGGGTTCGGATGGAGGAGGGCGGCCAGACGGCCGTCATCGGCATCACGAACTTCGCCCAGAGCGAACTCGGCGACATCGTCTATGTCGAACTCGAAGCCGAAGGCTCCTACATCGAAAAAGACGCGGTATTCGGCACCGTCGAGGCCGTCAAGACCGTCTCCGAGCTGTACATGCCGCTGTCCGGACGGATCGTGGCGATCAACGAAGAACTCGATCAAAACCCCGAACTGGTCAACGCAAGCCCCTACGACAAAGGCTGGATGATCCGGATCGAGGTGCAGGACAAGGCCTCGTTCGAGGCGTTGCTGACCGCCGGCGACTACGCCGCTCTGATTGGTTGACCGTTTGCCGGCGCGGCCGGCGTTTCGCTCTCGCTCGCCTCATGCGGCGCTCCATCCAGCGCCCAGTCCGCATTCCTTTCCCCCGGCGGACCGGTTCTTTCAACAGCAGTAGTGTCCATGCACCAGCGCATCATCATTCTGGATTTCGGCTCCCAGTTCACCCAGTTGATCGCACGGCGCGTCCGGGAGGCCGGTGTCTATTCGGAGATCTATCCGTGCACCATCCCTGCGGCCGACGTCATCGCGATGAAGCCGCACGGCCTCATCCTGTCCGGCAGCCACTGGTCGGTCTACGACGACGGCGCGCCTTCCCTGTCGCCGCAGTTGCTGGACCTCAAGCGGGATGACGGGACGCCGGTGCCCGTGCTCGGGATCTGCTACGGGCTGCAAACCATGGCCTACGTCTCGGGGGGCGCCGTCGAACAGGCCGAGCGGCGCGAGTTCGGCCGCGCGGCCATCGACGTGCTGGACGACCAGGATCTGCTGTTCGGGGTACCGAGCGGGTCCACCGTGTGGATGAGCCACGGCGACCACCTGACGCGCCTGCCCGACGGCTACGAGCTGATCGCCAAAACGAGCAACTCGATCGCGGCGGTACGCGCCGCCGGCGAAGCGAAGTACGGGGTGCAGTTTCATCCCGAGGTCGCGCATACGGAATACGGCCGGCAGGTGCTCCACAATTTCGTCCACGGGATCTGCGGCTGCACCGGAGACTGGTCCACGCGCTCCTTCATCGACGAGAAGACGGAGGAGATCCGCAAGCAGGTCGGCGACGACCACGTCATCCTCGGGCTATCGGGCGGGGTCGACTCGTCCGTCGCCGCCGCGCTGTTGCATCATGCGCTCGGCGACCAGCTCACCTGCATCTTCGTGAACAACGGCCTGCTGCGGAAGGGCGAATGGGAGCAGGTGCAGCATACGTTTCGCGACCACTTCCACGTCCGACTCGAAGCCGTCGACGCGACCGACCTCTTTCTGGATCGTCTGGCCGGTGTCGCGGACCCCGAAAAGAAGCGGCGGATCATCGGCAATACGTTTATCGAAGTTTTTGAAGAGGCGACCGACCGCATCACGCAAAGCCTTGGCCGCCGGCCGGCTTTCCTGGCGCAGGGGACGCTCTACCCGGATGTCATCGAGAGCGTCTCGTTCAAGGGCCCGTCGGCGACGATCAAGACGCACCACAACGTGGGCGGTCTGCCCGAAAAACTCAACTTCAAGATCCTGGAGCCCTTCCGCGAGTTATTCAAGGACGAGGTACGGGAGATCGGGCGTCTGCTCCATCTGCCGGAAGACATGATCCGCCGGCACCCCTTCCCCGGGCCGGGCCTGGCCGTGCGGACCCTGGGGCCGGTCACCGCCTCCGACCTCGCCGTGCTCCGCGAGGCCGACGCTATTTTTATCGAGGAGTTGCACCGGCACAACCTGTACGATAGCGTCTGGCAGGCGTTTGCAGTACTTTTACCGGTCCAGTCCGTGGGCGTGATGGGCGACGGGCGAACCTATGAAAACGTATGCGCCCTGCGCGCCGTGACCAGCGTCGACGGCATGACCGCCGACTGGGCCCAGCTGCCCTACGCGTTCCTCGCCCACGTATCGAACCGGATCGTGAACGAGATCCGGGGCATCAACCGTACCGTATACGACATCAGCTCCAAACCCCCCGCCACCATCGAGTGGGAATGAACTCTAACGGCATGCGGAAATTCCTCCTCATCGGACTGCTGCTCGCGCTGGGCGCTGCGCCGGCGCGCGCGCAGGCCCCGACCAACCCGATACCGATCGAAGAATCGGCCGAATCCGTCTTCCAGACCGCCCTGCAGGCCTACCAGGACCGGGAGTACGATGTCGCCGCGCGCCTGTTCGGGGTGGTCGCCAACACCTACGGCTTTCATCGCAAGACGACTGCGGCGCTGGTCATGCGCGCCAAGGCCCTGTATCACCGGGGCGACTACGAGCTGGCGGTCGGGGAGTTGAACAGTTTCCTGTCGCGTTACCCCCGCAGCCGGTATGTGATGGAAGCGCGCAACACCCTGTCGCTTTCCGAGCAGGGGCTCGATCAAACCGCGAACCGGGTCGAGATCGTCCGGCTCGGCATCGCCTTGCCGCTCAGCGAGGAGGCGGCGGCGCTGACGCAGGAGATGTTCAACGGCATCCGGATCGCCGTCGAGGAATACAACGCGGCCTCGGTGGTGCAGGCCGACGGGACGCGCCGGCCGCTGGTGCAGATGGTGTTCGCGGATACCGGCAACGACGCGATCAAGGCGCGCAACGCGATCGAGCAGCTCGCCACCGTGGAACGCGTCGACGCCATCATCGGGCCGCTCTTCAGCGCGGAGGCGGAAGCCGCCGCCCGCGTGGCCGAGGACCGTCGCGTCGTCCTGCTCGCACCGCTCGCGACGTCGGAGACCGTTTCCCAGCAGCGCAGGTTCGTTTTTCAGGCCAACCCCACGTTCTCGATGCGCGGCCGGCTCATGGGCCGTTTCGCCGTGCGCGGCCTGCAGCTCCGCCGGCTGGGCCTGATCACCGACGGCGAAAGCCCCGAGGATCGCCTTCAGGCGGCGAACTTCGCCAACGAAGTGCTCGACCTGGGCGCGGAGCTGGTCTACGAGACCTATCTGGACGACTCCCGCTCGTGGTTCCGGCTGTCCGAAACGATGAACCGCGACTCGATCCGGCAGGCCGAAGCCGTCTTCCTGCCAATCACCGGCAGCAACGCGCCCACCCTCATCGGCGGCGCCCTCAGCAGCCTCGACCGGATCGGCGCGATAACGCGGGTGCTGGGCACCGTGTCGTGGCACAACCTGCCCATGGGCTCGCAGGCCAGCCATTACAACGTGACGTACACCAATGATTTCTACGTCGACGAGACGAGCCCGGCCAACCTGACCTTCGTCCAGCGCTTCGAGGATCTGGCGCGCCAGGCTCCATCGCGCATGGCGTATACGGGTTACGACGTGAGCACCTTCATCCTCCAGCGGTTCGAGCAGCGTCGCTACGATGCGCGCCCGCTCGTGGATCTGATCCACTCGGCACCGCCCTTCGAGGGGGTCGGTATCCGGCTCGATTTCCAGGAGGGCAACGTAAATCAGGCCATGTTCTACCACCGGTACGTCGACGGGACACCCACCCTCATGCGGTGACGCCGGCCGGCGGAACTGCCCGATACCCGTTACGTACCATCGAACGCTCGACACCCGGGGCCGGCGGCGTCCCCTGATGCACAATATCGCCGGCCTGCGCCTCGTTATGGCTGTGTCCGCCGAAGCGGGCCCGCCAGCGCCGGCCCACGAGCGCTCCCATACCGCTTTCCCTCTGTTTATGCGTACGCTTCTTACCAGTGCCACCCTGTTCGCCGTCCTCCTGATCGCCGCATGCGGCAGCAGCGGACGCGTCAATTACACGACACCCCAGGAGGCATTCGGAAAAGGACGCGCCCTGTTCGAACAGCGGAAATACGAGGAGGCGGTGCCTTATTTCCAGGGGGTGTTCAGCTTCGGACGCACGCATCAGTGGGCGGCCGATGCCCAGTTGTACCTCGCGCGCACCTACGCGGCGAACAAGGATTACCTCCTGGCCGCCAACGAATACGACCGGTTCACCCGGATTTACCGGGCCGATCCCCGCATCCCGCTGGCGCACTATGAATGGGCGCTGACGTATTACCAGCTGTCGCCCAATTCCGAACTCGACCAGACGAACACGCGGCGCGCCATCGAGGAATTCCAGCTCTTCATAGAGCGATATCCCGCCGATACCCTCGTGACGGACGCCCAGGAGCGGATCACCGAACTCCGGTCCAAGCTGGCCAAAAAGCAGTTCGAGACCGCCCGCCTCTACGAGCGCCGGGATCTGTACGAAGCGGCCGCGATCTCGTACGAGACCGTGTTCGACAAATACCCGGATACCCAGTGGGCGCAGCAGGCGCTCGTCGGCGCCATCCGTACCTACATCGCGTTTGCCGATCAGAGTGTCGTGAGCCGGCGCCCAGATCGACTCAACGAGGCGATCAAGAACTACGATCGATTGACCCAGATCTTTGGCGACAGTCCGTACCTGAAGGAAGCCGAAGGCCTGTACGAACAGGCGCAGTCCCGCCTCGACGCCATCGTCACCCCCGCCGCTTCCGACACGACCGCCATCTCCAGCGGCTCCTGATGCGCGTCGGGATCTTCGGCGGGACGTTCAATCCGCCGCATTTCGCGCATCTGATCCTGGCGGAAATCATCCGCGAACAGGCCGAACTGGACCGGATTCGGTGGATCCCCACCCACACCCCGCCGCACAAGACGGCGGAGACGCCGGCCCGGCATCGATTGGCCATGACGCGCCTCGCGATCGCCGGCAACGACGCGTTCGAGGTCTCGGAAATCGAACTCGAGCGCGGTGGCCCTTCCTACACCGTCGACACCCTCGAAGCCCTGCAGCGCGCCGAGCCGGACGTCGCGTTCTCCCTGCTCATCGGCGGCGACAGCCTGGCCGACTTCATGACGTGGCGCCGGCCGGACGAGATCGTGCGGCGCGCTCCCCTGATCGTCTACCGCCGGCCCGGCGTTACCGCATCCCCGGAAGCCGCCACGCGCTTCGCCGACCGGATCCGGTACGCGGACGCCCCGGCCATCGACCTGTCGAGCCAGACCATCCGGGAACGCGTGCAGAACGGACAATCGATCCGCTATCTGGTGCCCGATAGCGTCCGGGCGTACATTACGCGGCACGGGCTGTACCGCTGAACGGCCCCTCGGCCCTCACACCATAACCCTCTCGCCTCCGTATGCGCCTCGACCGGAAAGCGGCCCGCATCATCTTCCCGCGCCTCGGATCGAACATGCCGCCGCCGATCCCCGTGGAAGCCGACTTCGACCGGTTTCGGCGCATGCAGGAAGCATACGGCTTCGGCGGGCTCGTGCTCTTCCATGGCGACCTGAGGACCACGCCGGCGCGGCTCGCCACCCTACAGCAGGAGAGCGACCATCCCATCCTGGTGGCTTCGGACATCGAACGCGGGGCCGGGCAGCAGCTCGCCGGCGCCACCCTCTTCCCGCATGCCCGGGCCTTCGAGCGCCTCGGGGCGGACGCCGAAACGGCCGTGGAGACCTTTGGAGCGATCACGGCGAGCGAGGCGCGCGCCGCCGGCATCCACATCGTCTTCGGCCCCGTCGCCGATGTCAACCGCGACCCGCGCAACCCGATCATCGGCACGCGCGCCTTCGGGTCCGACACCGAGAAGGCGGCGTCGCTCGTGCGCGCCTACATCCGGGGCTGCCGCCGCGGCGGCCTGCTGGCCACCGCCAAGCACTTCCCGGGCCACGGCAACACGCACGCCGATTCCCACGCCGAACTGCCGGTGGTCGTGGACGCCGAAGAGGTGCTCGTCGCCCATGACCTGGCGCCGTTCCGGGCCGCCATCGCGGAAGGCGTCGAATTGATCATGACGGCCCATGTGGCCTACCCGGCGCTCGACGCCTCCGGGACGCCGGCCACCGTGTCTCGCCCGATCCTGCACGACCTGCTCCGGGGCCGGCTCGGCTTTCAGGGCGCCGTCGTCACGGACAGCCTCATCATGGGCGCCGTCCGCGACCGGTACGCCACCGAAGCCGAGCGCGCGGCGGCGTTGCTGCAGGCCGGCGTCGACATCATCCTGGACCCCCTCGACCCGCCAGCCGCCGTACGCGGCGTGGTCGAAGCCGTCGAGCGAGGACTCGTGCCCGAAGAACGGCTCGACGACGCCATCCGCCGGGTCGAAGCGCTGTGGACTGCGCGGCCTGCCGCCGGGGCGCCATCCGACAGCGCCGACGCCCACCGCGCGTTTTCCGCCGAGGTCGCCCGTAGCGCCCTGCACAGCCGCCGGCTCACCGACGAGGCACTGCGCACCGGGCCGGATACGCTCTGGATCGTCCTGAACCCGTTTGCGCGAGGCACCGACAGACCGGCTCCGTATCTGGCGAGCCGGCTGGCTGAGGAGGCGGGATCCTCGTGGATGGAGATCGGTCGGGACGACGACGCGAGCGTCTACGAAACGGCCCTCCTCCGCGCGCGCGACGCCGGCGCCGTCGTCGTCGCGGCGATCGTGAAGCCGGCTGCGTGGCACGCCTTCGGGCTGCCCGAACCCATGCACGCGCTGGCGACCCGGATCTTCGCATCCCGCCCGGCGGTCCTGGCCGTGCTGGGGAGCCCGCAGGTGATGGATACGTTCCCGGATGCCGGCGTGCAGGTGTGTTCCTTCAGCGACGTGCCCGCATCCGTCGACGCCATCGCGGAGCACATCCTGCGCGTGTATCTTCCCCGCTAAGCGGCGTCCGGTGAATCAATACCGGCCTTCCTTCGGTTAGAGAAAGGCCTTACCTGACGACGGGACGAAGATCCCGAACACCCTTTCCCATGCCGGCTGATCCAGCACTATGAGCTTTTTCGATATATTCAGAGACAACTACCCTCCGCTCGTGGAACAGGCGCGCGCGGAAGTCCAGACGATGGTAGAAACGGGCCGGACGATGTTCGCGGCCGCCACCGCCTACCTGCTGGAAAACGAAATCCTCAGCGAAGACCTCAAGCGCCTCGACACCCAGATCAATGAAGGCGAACAGAAGATGCGGCGCGCCGTGCTCGAGCACCTGACGATGCGGCCAGAACGCGATCTCGTGTTCAGCCTGAAGCTGATCAGTATCGTGCACGAAGCCGAGCGGATCGGCGATCTGTCGAAGTCGCTCGCCAAGATGGCCGATCTCGCGCACAAGCCACGTCTCGGCCCGCTCGTGAGTCCGCTCCGCAGCATTCGCGACGATGTGCTGGGCCTGTTCAACATGATTCATGAGGGCTTTTTCAAGGGCAACCCCGAAGAAGCGCGCAACATCATGACGGCGCACGAGTCGCTGAAGCTGCAGGCGGCCCAGTACATCACGGAGGTCGCCAACCAGGCATCGATCACGCCCAATGAGGCCGTCGTCTACGCCATGTCCGCCCGCATGCTGAGCCGCGTCAGCTCGCACCTCGCCAACATCGCGTCGACGGTGGTTTCGCCGCTGGACCAGATGCACCGCGCGCCGGCGGCTCCCGAAGCTCCCTGACACCTGCTCCCCCATCAAGACCCACACCCGATGGCCGTAGAATCTCAACCCACCGAACTCGGAACGCCGGCACACGCCTTCGACCTCCCCATCGCCAATCCCTGGATCGACGGCGAGGCCTCGACTACCCGTAGCCTCCGCCAGTACGACGAGGCCGAAGTGCTCGTCGTCGTGTTTACGTGCAACCACTGCCCGTACGCGGTGCATGTCGAACGCGCGCTCGTGGCGCTCGCGAAGACCTATACACCAAACGAGGCCCAGTTCGTCGCCATCAGCTCCAACGACGCCACGACACATCCTGAAGACCGCTTCGACAAGATGGCGGAGCGCGCACGGGAGATCGGCATGCCCTTCCCTTACCTGCACGACGAGACGCAGTTGACGGCGCGCGCCTACGGTGCCGTGTGCACGCCCGACTTCTTCGTGTACGACAAGAACCGCAAGCTGGCGTACCGGGGCCGATTCGACGAGACCCGCCCCAATATGGGCACCGCGCACGGTGGTGAACTGCGTAAGGTCATCGAAGCGCTCCTCGCCACCGGCCGATACGACGGTCCCCAGCACCCCGCGATGGGATGCAGCATCAAGTGGAAGCGGGCCGACTGACGCCGCGTGGGCGCAGAGGTGAGCCTCGGCATGGCGGCGCCGTAAATCGAGGCATCGCCCCGGCCTTTCTTTGATCCCTGGCGTTCGATCCGTACACTCTGACCATCTCGTACGCCAACCGGTATTCGCCAAGCACGAATCGTATGGACTGGATCGTCCTGCTGCCTCCGATCCTCGCAATCGGGCTCGCGTTGTGGACGCGCGAAGTGTACCTCTCGCTCTTTGCCGGCCTGTGGGTCGGCACCACCATCATCGCCGGCGGCAACCCGATCCTCGGGCTCCGCGAACTGGGGGATCAACTGGTGGCCGTGTTCGCGGATGCGGGCAACACCCGGGTGGTGTTCTTTTGCGTGCTCGTAGGCAGCCTGATCGCCCTGGTGCAGGCATCCGGCGGCGTAGAGGGGTTTATTCGATGGGCGCAGGCCCGGGGCTGGGGCACGACACGACGGGGCGCCGAGCTGCTGGCGTGGGTGATCGGGATGCTCATCTTCGTGGAATCGAGCATCACGTCGCTGACCGTCGGCGCCGTGAGCCGGTCGTTTTTCGAGAAGCTGCGGATCCCGCGCGAAAAGCTCGCCTACTACTGCGACGCGACCAGCGCGCCCGTGTGCATGATGATCCCGCTCAACGGTTGGGGCGCGTATATCCTCGGCCTGCTCGCCGCGCAGGGCATCGCGGACACCTCGGCGGTGCAGCTGCTCGCCACCTCGCTCGCGTTCAATTTCTTCTCGTGGTTCACGATCCTCTTCAGCCTCTTTCTGGCGATAACCGGCTGGAGTTTCGGGTCGATGCGTCGCGCAGAGGCGCGAGCCCTCGCCACGGGGCAGACACTGCGCGAAGGGGCACGTCCGATGATCGCCGATGAAGTCGCCGGCCTCGAACCGATCGCCGGTGCGCCGTTTCAGATGCGCGACCTCGTCGTCCCCATCCTCGTCATGGTCGGCATGATCTTCGTCGGCCTCTGGATCACGGGCAACGGCCATCTGATGGCCGGCAGCGGATCCACCTCGGTGCTGTGGGCCGTGACGATGGGGATCGGCGCGGCGATGTTGCTCTACAGCATCCCGCGAAACGGAAAGCGGGTGATGTCGCCCGTGGAGGCGACCGGTCTGATCCTCAAGGGCGCGTCCGGTCTCCTGCCGGTGACCATCCTGATCGTTTTTGCGTTTGCGCTCGGGCAGGTCTCCCGAGAACTCGAAATGGGCCCTTACCTGGTCGGCCTGATCGGCGGCGACGGGCCGGCGTGGTGGCTGCCATCGGCGATCTTCATCGTCAGCGGACTCGTTTCGTTCACGCTGGGGTCGTCGTGGTCGGCCTTCGCGATCATGATTCCCATCGCCCTGCCGCTCGCGGACGGCCTGGGCATCTCGCCGGCGCTGATGCTGGGCGCCGTGCTTTCGGGCGGCGTCTACGGGGATCACGCCTCGCCGCTTTCCGACACGACGATCATCTCATCGATGGCCGCCGCGTCCGATCACATCGATCATGTCAACACGCAGCTCCCCTACACGCTGCTCGTCGCCGGCCTGGCGCTGGTGGCGTTTATCGTCGCCGGCGTTTTCGCATAGCGCCGGCGCGCCGTTCCGGGTGCGGACGCCACGCCCCATTTCCTGCCACCGCCATGTTCGACAGCTCCGCCTTTGACTCCTGGCCCACCGTGCTATCGGGGGCGCTCGTTTTCGGGCTGCTGTTCGGCGTCGTCGGCTTGCTTTCGGACTTCCTGTTCAGCGGCGCGTGGCAGGTCACGCGGTTCGCCGCCGGCTTCGCGGGGAGCGCCTTCGTCGGCTACATCGTCGTTTCCTTGCTCATCCGCCGCAGCGGCGAAGACGCCTGAAGCACGCGGCGTCATCGGGGATATTTTACGCGATTCCTCTCGGTCGCCAGGATCCTGGCCGATACCCCTGGGGTAGTAAACCCATACCGGAAGCGCTTCCGGATTTCTACATACATGGTTGGTTTACAAGATGATAGATCCCAATACGACCGCCTTGCTCGACGACGAGCGTTCGGCGTTTGAAAAGGCGGGGGCCGAATCGATCGATCCCCGTTGCGTTCCCCAGTACCTCGACGGCCCGCCCCCCATCGGGCCCCAGATCATCCCCCCTGCCTACGCGCCGGCGGACCAGGAAACCTGGCGCCAGCTCTTCGAACGGCAGATGGCCTTATTGCCCGGACGCGCCGGCGAGGCCTACCTCAACGGCGTCAGCCTGATGGGCATGACACCGGCCGGCATCCCGGCGCTCCGCGATCTCAGCGAGGCGCTGCACCGGGCGACGGGTTGGCAGGTCGCACGCATCCCCGGACTGCTCCACGAGAAGGAGTTCTTCGAGCTGCTGGCCCAGCGCATCTTCCCCTCCACCGACTACATCCGGGGGCGGCACGAGATCGACTATACCCCGGCGCCCGATTGCTTCCACGACATGTTCGGCCACATGCCCATGCTGACAGAGCCGGCGTTCGCGGATTTTTACCAGCTCTTCGGGCAGGCCGCGCTCAACGCACGCGGCGCGGATCGCCCCCGGCTGGAGCGGCTCCACTGGTTCACCGTCGAGTTCGGCCTCATCAAACAGGCCGAAGGACTGCGCATTTTCGGCGCCGGCATCCTCTCGTCAAAAGACGAGGTCGTGCACGCCCTTTCGGACCATGTCGACGTGCGCCCCTTTTCCACCGACGCCATCACCGTCCAGGACTACGACGTGTGGCACCTGCAACCCATCCTCTATGTCCTCGAATCCTTCGACCAACTGGTCGATGGGTTCAAGACCTGGGCCAA includes the following:
- a CDS encoding ABC transporter substrate-binding protein, giving the protein MRKFLLIGLLLALGAAPARAQAPTNPIPIEESAESVFQTALQAYQDREYDVAARLFGVVANTYGFHRKTTAALVMRAKALYHRGDYELAVGELNSFLSRYPRSRYVMEARNTLSLSEQGLDQTANRVEIVRLGIALPLSEEAAALTQEMFNGIRIAVEEYNAASVVQADGTRRPLVQMVFADTGNDAIKARNAIEQLATVERVDAIIGPLFSAEAEAAARVAEDRRVVLLAPLATSETVSQQRRFVFQANPTFSMRGRLMGRFAVRGLQLRRLGLITDGESPEDRLQAANFANEVLDLGAELVYETYLDDSRSWFRLSETMNRDSIRQAEAVFLPITGSNAPTLIGGALSSLDRIGAITRVLGTVSWHNLPMGSQASHYNVTYTNDFYVDETSPANLTFVQRFEDLARQAPSRMAYTGYDVSTFILQRFEQRRYDARPLVDLIHSAPPFEGVGIRLDFQEGNVNQAMFYHRYVDGTPTLMR
- a CDS encoding thioredoxin family protein; protein product: MAVESQPTELGTPAHAFDLPIANPWIDGEASTTRSLRQYDEAEVLVVVFTCNHCPYAVHVERALVALAKTYTPNEAQFVAISSNDATTHPEDRFDKMAERAREIGMPFPYLHDETQLTARAYGAVCTPDFFVYDKNRKLAYRGRFDETRPNMGTAHGGELRKVIEALLATGRYDGPQHPAMGCSIKWKRAD
- the accC gene encoding acetyl-CoA carboxylase biotin carboxylase subunit; this encodes MKKVLIANRGEIALRIIRTCHEMGLQTVAVFSTADRDSLHVRFAGEAVCIGPPPSRDSYLRMSQIIAAAEVTGADAIHPGYGFLAENAEFSAICKDHGIKFIGPSAEVITLMGDKSLAKTTMRAADVPCVPGSEGVVRDVREAISIAGDIGYPVLVKASAGGGGRGMRVVQTEKDLPNLFNAARSEAEASFGNADVYIEKFVRQPRHVEIQLLGDGQGTVIHFGERECSIQRRHQKLLEESPSPIIDEKLRARMGEAAVRGAESVNYEGAGTVEFLVDADRNFYFIEMNTRIQVEHPVTEEVTDSDLIEYQIRVAMGERIRKREVPMQGHSIECRINAENPYKNFSPSPGTIKTFHPPGGHGVRMDTHVYTGYVIPPYYDSMIGKLIVRARTRDLAIKKMRRALDEFVIEGVQTTIPFHRQLMDDPKFQAGTFDTHFLETFKLNEAE
- a CDS encoding PhoU domain-containing protein encodes the protein MEQARAEVQTMVETGRTMFAAATAYLLENEILSEDLKRLDTQINEGEQKMRRAVLEHLTMRPERDLVFSLKLISIVHEAERIGDLSKSLAKMADLAHKPRLGPLVSPLRSIRDDVLGLFNMIHEGFFKGNPEEARNIMTAHESLKLQAAQYITEVANQASITPNEAVVYAMSARMLSRVSSHLANIASTVVSPLDQMHRAPAAPEAP
- the nadD gene encoding nicotinate-nucleotide adenylyltransferase, which translates into the protein MRVGIFGGTFNPPHFAHLILAEIIREQAELDRIRWIPTHTPPHKTAETPARHRLAMTRLAIAGNDAFEVSEIELERGGPSYTVDTLEALQRAEPDVAFSLLIGGDSLADFMTWRRPDEIVRRAPLIVYRRPGVTASPEAATRFADRIRYADAPAIDLSSQTIRERVQNGQSIRYLVPDSVRAYITRHGLYR
- the bamD gene encoding outer membrane protein assembly factor BamD, whose translation is MRTLLTSATLFAVLLIAACGSSGRVNYTTPQEAFGKGRALFEQRKYEEAVPYFQGVFSFGRTHQWAADAQLYLARTYAANKDYLLAANEYDRFTRIYRADPRIPLAHYEWALTYYQLSPNSELDQTNTRRAIEEFQLFIERYPADTLVTDAQERITELRSKLAKKQFETARLYERRDLYEAAAISYETVFDKYPDTQWAQQALVGAIRTYIAFADQSVVSRRPDRLNEAIKNYDRLTQIFGDSPYLKEAEGLYEQAQSRLDAIVTPAASDTTAISSGS
- the guaA gene encoding glutamine-hydrolyzing GMP synthase, whose product is MHQRIIILDFGSQFTQLIARRVREAGVYSEIYPCTIPAADVIAMKPHGLILSGSHWSVYDDGAPSLSPQLLDLKRDDGTPVPVLGICYGLQTMAYVSGGAVEQAERREFGRAAIDVLDDQDLLFGVPSGSTVWMSHGDHLTRLPDGYELIAKTSNSIAAVRAAGEAKYGVQFHPEVAHTEYGRQVLHNFVHGICGCTGDWSTRSFIDEKTEEIRKQVGDDHVILGLSGGVDSSVAAALLHHALGDQLTCIFVNNGLLRKGEWEQVQHTFRDHFHVRLEAVDATDLFLDRLAGVADPEKKRRIIGNTFIEVFEEATDRITQSLGRRPAFLAQGTLYPDVIESVSFKGPSATIKTHHNVGGLPEKLNFKILEPFRELFKDEVREIGRLLHLPEDMIRRHPFPGPGLAVRTLGPVTASDLAVLREADAIFIEELHRHNLYDSVWQAFAVLLPVQSVGVMGDGRTYENVCALRAVTSVDGMTADWAQLPYAFLAHVSNRIVNEIRGINRTVYDISSKPPATIEWE
- a CDS encoding glycoside hydrolase family 3 protein, with protein sequence MRLDRKAARIIFPRLGSNMPPPIPVEADFDRFRRMQEAYGFGGLVLFHGDLRTTPARLATLQQESDHPILVASDIERGAGQQLAGATLFPHARAFERLGADAETAVETFGAITASEARAAGIHIVFGPVADVNRDPRNPIIGTRAFGSDTEKAASLVRAYIRGCRRGGLLATAKHFPGHGNTHADSHAELPVVVDAEEVLVAHDLAPFRAAIAEGVELIMTAHVAYPALDASGTPATVSRPILHDLLRGRLGFQGAVVTDSLIMGAVRDRYATEAERAAALLQAGVDIILDPLDPPAAVRGVVEAVERGLVPEERLDDAIRRVEALWTARPAAGAPSDSADAHRAFSAEVARSALHSRRLTDEALRTGPDTLWIVLNPFARGTDRPAPYLASRLAEEAGSSWMEIGRDDDASVYETALLRARDAGAVVVAAIVKPAAWHAFGLPEPMHALATRIFASRPAVLAVLGSPQVMDTFPDAGVQVCSFSDVPASVDAIAEHILRVYLPR
- the gcvH gene encoding glycine cleavage system protein GcvH → MDFPKDLRYTKEHEWVRMEEGGQTAVIGITNFAQSELGDIVYVELEAEGSYIEKDAVFGTVEAVKTVSELYMPLSGRIVAINEELDQNPELVNASPYDKGWMIRIEVQDKASFEALLTAGDYAALIG